One genomic window of Nocardioides daphniae includes the following:
- a CDS encoding ABC transporter ATP-binding protein, with protein MLLRLVRDHLRPYRGHVAAVVALQLAATLSFLFLPSINAEIIDDGVVPGDIGFIWQRGGVMLAVAAAQTVCQVAAVWFAARMAMSLGRDLRAELFARVGTFSARELQQFGAPSLITRGTNDVQQVQMLVLMASTMMVMAPIMMVGGLVMAIREDVGLSWLLAALIPVMGASIGFVVSRMIPSFKKMQGRIDEVNRLLREQVTGVRVVRAFVRERHEEQRFAEANADLTQVAVTAGRWMASMFPIVTLVSNVATVGVIWFGGHRVDSGAMEIGAITAYISYVMQIVMSVMLGTFMLMQLPRATVCAERIAEVLDTRTSVVPPADPVTEVTRPGHLDLDDVTFCYPGAASPVLQGVSLAARPGETLAVIGSTGSGKSTLVNLVPRLFDVTDGRVCVGGVDVRDLEPEVLWAQLGLVPQKAFLFSGTVASNLRQGKPDATEEEMWAALDVAQASDFVRAMPDGLESPIAQGGTNVSGGQRQRLAIARAVIRRPAIYLFDDAFSALDLATDARLRRALAPITRDATVVIVAQRVATIRHADRIVVLEDGRVVGQGSHEELLETCATYQEIVTSQRAGEEAA; from the coding sequence GTGCTCCTGCGTCTCGTCCGCGACCACCTGCGTCCCTACCGGGGGCACGTCGCCGCAGTGGTGGCCCTCCAGCTCGCCGCCACCCTCTCCTTCCTCTTCCTGCCCAGCATCAACGCCGAGATCATCGACGACGGCGTGGTGCCCGGCGACATCGGATTCATCTGGCAGCGCGGCGGAGTCATGCTGGCCGTCGCGGCCGCCCAGACGGTCTGCCAGGTCGCCGCGGTCTGGTTCGCCGCCCGCATGGCGATGTCGCTGGGGCGCGACCTGCGCGCCGAGCTCTTCGCGCGGGTGGGCACCTTCTCGGCCCGTGAGCTGCAGCAGTTCGGCGCCCCGTCGTTGATCACCCGCGGCACCAACGACGTCCAGCAGGTGCAGATGCTGGTGCTGATGGCCTCCACGATGATGGTGATGGCGCCGATCATGATGGTCGGCGGACTGGTGATGGCGATCCGCGAGGACGTCGGCCTCTCGTGGCTGCTGGCCGCCCTGATCCCGGTGATGGGGGCCTCCATCGGCTTCGTCGTGAGCCGGATGATCCCGAGCTTCAAGAAGATGCAGGGCCGCATCGACGAGGTCAACCGCCTGCTGCGCGAGCAGGTCACCGGCGTGCGCGTGGTGCGTGCCTTCGTCCGCGAGCGGCACGAGGAGCAGCGCTTCGCCGAGGCCAACGCCGACCTCACCCAGGTCGCGGTGACCGCCGGCCGCTGGATGGCGAGCATGTTCCCGATCGTCACGCTGGTCTCCAACGTCGCCACCGTCGGCGTGATCTGGTTCGGCGGCCACCGCGTCGACTCCGGGGCGATGGAGATCGGTGCGATCACCGCCTACATCTCCTACGTCATGCAGATCGTCATGTCGGTGATGCTCGGGACCTTCATGCTGATGCAGCTGCCGCGCGCGACCGTCTGCGCCGAGCGGATCGCGGAGGTCCTCGACACGCGTACGTCCGTGGTGCCGCCCGCCGACCCGGTCACCGAGGTCACCCGTCCGGGCCACCTCGACCTCGACGACGTGACCTTCTGCTACCCCGGCGCGGCCAGCCCGGTGCTGCAGGGCGTGAGCCTGGCGGCCCGACCGGGGGAGACCCTGGCCGTGATCGGCTCGACCGGCTCCGGCAAGTCGACCCTGGTCAACCTGGTGCCGCGGCTCTTCGACGTCACCGACGGCCGGGTCTGCGTCGGCGGGGTCGACGTGCGCGACCTCGAGCCCGAGGTGCTGTGGGCCCAGCTGGGCCTGGTGCCGCAGAAGGCGTTCCTCTTCTCCGGCACCGTGGCCAGCAACCTGCGTCAGGGCAAGCCGGACGCCACCGAGGAGGAGATGTGGGCCGCCCTCGACGTGGCCCAGGCCAGTGACTTCGTGCGGGCGATGCCCGACGGGCTCGAGTCGCCGATCGCCCAGGGCGGCACCAACGTCAGCGGCGGGCAGCGCCAACGCCTGGCGATCGCCCGGGCGGTGATCCGGAGACCCGCGATCTACCTCTTCGACGACGCCTTCTCGGCGCTCGACCTCGCCACTGACGCCCGGCTGCGCAGGGCGTTGGCGCCGATCACCCGCGACGCCACCGTGGTGATCGTGGCGCAGCGCGTCGCCACCATCCGTCACGCCGACCGGATCGTCGTGCTCGAGGACGGCCGGGTGGTCGGCCAGGGCAGCCACGAGGAGCTGCTGGAGACCTGCGCGACCTACCAGGAGATCGTCACCTCCCAGCGTGCCGGGGAGGAGGCAGCATGA
- the pdxH gene encoding pyridoxamine 5'-phosphate oxidase has product MEHEVDLAHLRREYAETGLDEVDAADDAMVQFRRWWDDAVASGLHEPNAMVVATVSPDGRPTLRTVLMKGFDGRGFTFFTNQASRKGADLAANPACGLLFPWHPLQRQVRVEGTATRLEAAEVEAYFRQRPRGAQVGAWASPQSQSIGSREDLEAAYAREDARFGPDAEVPVPPTWGGYRVAPESIEFWQGRYARLHDRLLYTRTEQGWERIRLAP; this is encoded by the coding sequence ATGGAGCACGAGGTCGACCTGGCGCACCTGCGTCGGGAGTACGCCGAGACCGGGCTCGACGAGGTCGACGCCGCCGACGACGCGATGGTGCAGTTCCGTCGCTGGTGGGACGACGCCGTCGCCTCCGGCCTCCACGAGCCCAACGCGATGGTGGTCGCCACCGTCTCCCCCGACGGACGGCCCACGCTGCGCACGGTGCTGATGAAGGGGTTCGACGGACGCGGATTCACGTTCTTCACCAACCAGGCCTCGCGCAAGGGCGCCGACCTCGCCGCCAACCCCGCCTGCGGGCTGCTCTTCCCGTGGCACCCGCTGCAGCGGCAGGTCCGCGTCGAGGGCACCGCGACGCGACTCGAGGCGGCCGAGGTGGAGGCGTACTTCCGTCAGCGTCCCCGCGGCGCGCAGGTGGGGGCCTGGGCCTCGCCGCAGTCGCAGTCGATCGGCTCGCGCGAGGACCTCGAGGCCGCGTACGCCCGTGAGGACGCCCGCTTCGGCCCCGACGCCGAGGTGCCGGTGCCGCCGACCTGGGGCGGCTACCGCGTGGCCCCCGAGAGCATCGAGTTCTGGCAGGGGCGCTACGCCCGGCTGCACGACCGGCTGCTCTACACCCGCACGGAGCAGGGCTGGGAGCGTATTCGCCTCGCACCGTGA
- a CDS encoding citrate synthase 2 has protein sequence MTEVHHGLEGVIAFETQIAEPDKEGSALRYRGVDIEDIVGRVPFENIWGLLIDGQFTPGLPAAEPYNLPVHTGDVRVDIQAAIAMLAPAFGFGQTYDISDEQAREDLARVAVMVLSYAAQSARGLHQPVVPQKIVDEGATLAEKFLIRWKGEADPKHVKAIDAYWSSAAEHGMNASTFTARVITSTGADVAAAFSGAIGAMSGPLHGGAPSRVLGMIEDVEKLGDARAYVKKLLDDGERLMGFGHRVYRAEDPRARVLRRTARELDAPRYEVAEALEKAALAELRERRPDRVLETNVEFWAAIVLDFAEVPANMFTSMFTCARTGGWSAHILEQKKTGRLIRPSAIYTGPAPRPASDIEGWNDAWGK, from the coding sequence ATGACCGAGGTGCACCACGGACTCGAGGGCGTCATCGCCTTCGAGACGCAGATTGCAGAGCCCGACAAGGAAGGCAGCGCGCTGCGCTACCGCGGCGTCGACATCGAGGACATCGTCGGCCGCGTCCCCTTCGAGAACATCTGGGGCCTGCTGATCGACGGCCAGTTCACGCCGGGCCTGCCCGCTGCTGAGCCCTACAACCTGCCGGTGCACACCGGCGACGTCCGCGTCGACATCCAGGCCGCCATCGCGATGCTCGCGCCGGCCTTCGGCTTCGGCCAGACCTACGACATCTCCGACGAGCAGGCCCGCGAGGACCTCGCGCGCGTCGCCGTCATGGTGCTCTCGTACGCCGCCCAGTCGGCCCGCGGGCTGCACCAGCCCGTCGTGCCCCAGAAGATCGTCGACGAGGGCGCGACCCTGGCCGAGAAGTTCCTGATCCGCTGGAAGGGCGAGGCCGACCCCAAGCACGTCAAGGCCATCGACGCCTACTGGTCGTCGGCCGCCGAGCACGGCATGAACGCCTCGACCTTCACCGCGCGCGTCATCACCTCCACGGGTGCCGACGTGGCGGCTGCCTTCTCGGGCGCCATCGGCGCCATGTCCGGCCCGCTGCACGGCGGCGCCCCCTCCCGCGTGCTCGGCATGATCGAGGACGTGGAGAAGCTCGGCGACGCGCGGGCGTACGTGAAGAAGCTGCTCGACGACGGCGAGCGCCTCATGGGCTTCGGCCACCGCGTCTACCGCGCCGAGGACCCGCGCGCCCGCGTGCTGCGCCGCACTGCCCGCGAGCTCGACGCCCCGCGCTACGAGGTCGCCGAGGCGCTGGAGAAGGCCGCCCTGGCCGAGCTGCGCGAGCGTCGCCCCGACCGCGTGCTGGAGACCAACGTCGAGTTCTGGGCGGCCATCGTCCTCGACTTCGCCGAGGTCCCGGCCAACATGTTCACCTCGATGTTCACCTGCGCCCGCACGGGCGGCTGGTCGGCGCACATCCTGGAGCAGAAGAAGACCGGCCGCCTGATCCGCCCGTCGGCGATCTACACCGGCCCGGCCCCGCGCCCCGCCTCCGACATCGAGGGCTGGAACGACGCCTGGGGCAAGTGA
- a CDS encoding DUF5709 domain-containing protein, whose translation MSQGPDNEAYGEYSVDDEDQPQGDGDSLVDNRGLTEPLDEGYSPPEKWSVAQGYGNTPREEAEGETLDQRLRQEDPEPDPYVAAEEAEDIEDVDDGEVGDARAGRLVDPNRGIGEDQEKDLVGDDVGIDGAGASAEEAAMHIVEE comes from the coding sequence ATGTCGCAGGGACCCGACAACGAGGCCTACGGCGAGTACAGCGTCGACGACGAGGACCAGCCCCAGGGAGACGGCGACAGCCTGGTCGACAACCGCGGGCTCACCGAGCCGCTGGACGAGGGCTACTCGCCGCCCGAGAAGTGGTCGGTCGCGCAGGGCTACGGCAACACGCCCCGCGAGGAGGCCGAGGGCGAGACGCTCGACCAGCGGCTGCGCCAGGAGGACCCCGAGCCCGACCCGTACGTCGCGGCCGAGGAGGCCGAGGACATCGAGGACGTGGACGACGGCGAGGTCGGCGACGCCCGGGCCGGCCGCCTGGTCGACCCCAACCGCGGGATCGGCGAGGACCAGGAGAAGGACCTCGTCGGCGACGACGTGGGCATCGACGGTGCCGGCGCCAGCGCCGAGGAGGCCGCCATGCACATCGTCGAGGAGTGA
- a CDS encoding GNAT family N-acetyltransferase, whose product MTADGAGLRIERRPITHPDAARLVEEVQAEYVVRYGGRDESPIDVSEFAEPHGVFLVGYLDDVPVATAAWRWHATPDGVRGTPTAELKRMYVVEAWRNRGLARAMLAAVEADARTARARSVILETGLKQPEAIALYLSSGYREIPGFGHYAHEEVSRSYAKEW is encoded by the coding sequence ATGACGGCTGACGGCGCCGGCCTCCGGATCGAACGGCGGCCGATCACCCATCCCGACGCCGCCCGGCTGGTCGAGGAGGTCCAGGCCGAGTACGTCGTCCGCTACGGCGGGCGCGACGAGTCGCCGATCGACGTCTCCGAGTTCGCCGAGCCGCACGGGGTGTTCCTGGTCGGCTACCTGGACGACGTGCCGGTGGCCACCGCCGCGTGGCGCTGGCACGCGACGCCCGACGGCGTACGCGGCACGCCCACCGCCGAGCTCAAGCGCATGTACGTCGTCGAGGCCTGGCGCAACCGCGGGCTGGCGCGGGCGATGCTCGCGGCCGTGGAGGCCGACGCGCGCACCGCAAGGGCCCGCTCGGTGATCCTGGAGACCGGGCTGAAGCAGCCCGAGGCGATCGCCCTCTACCTGTCGTCGGGCTACCGGGAGATCCCCGGCTTCGGGCACTACGCCCACGAAGAGGTGTCGAGGTCGTACGCCAAGGAGTGGTGA
- the serC gene encoding phosphoserine transaminase — MTSTDAIKIPADLLPVDGRFGAGPSKISTTALDALAATGDKLMGTSHRQAPVKNTVGRVREGLAELFSLPEGYEIVLGNGGATAFWDIAAFGLVRNKSQHLSFGEFSSKFASSVKKAPWLAEPTVITSEPGSRPDAVAEEGVDVYGWAHNETSTAVMAPVVRPEGIDSDALVLIDATSGAGGLPVDLNQVDAYYFAPQKCFASDGGLWLAAMSPKALARAEEIAATDRYIPPFFSLPTAIDNSKKNQTYNTPSVATLFLMAEQLDWMNANGGLAGMVERTTASSDALYGWAERTSYTTPYVTDPSHRSLVIGTVDFDDAIDAAAVAKVLRANGVVDTEPYRKLGRNQLRIAMYPAIDASDVEKLTQSIDYVVGQLG; from the coding sequence GTGACCAGCACCGACGCCATCAAGATTCCCGCAGACCTGCTGCCCGTCGACGGCCGCTTCGGAGCGGGCCCGTCGAAGATCTCCACCACCGCCCTGGACGCGCTCGCCGCGACGGGCGACAAGCTCATGGGTACGTCCCACCGCCAGGCCCCGGTGAAGAACACCGTCGGCCGCGTGCGCGAGGGCCTCGCCGAGCTCTTCTCCCTGCCCGAGGGCTACGAGATCGTCCTCGGCAACGGTGGCGCGACCGCGTTCTGGGACATCGCTGCCTTCGGCCTGGTGCGCAACAAGTCGCAGCACCTGAGCTTCGGTGAGTTCTCCTCGAAGTTCGCCTCGTCGGTCAAGAAGGCGCCGTGGCTCGCCGAGCCCACCGTGATCACCTCCGAGCCCGGCTCGCGCCCCGACGCCGTCGCCGAGGAGGGCGTCGACGTCTACGGCTGGGCCCACAACGAGACCTCGACCGCCGTCATGGCTCCGGTCGTGCGCCCCGAAGGCATCGACTCCGACGCGCTCGTCCTGATCGACGCCACGTCGGGCGCCGGCGGCCTGCCCGTCGACCTCAACCAGGTCGACGCCTACTACTTCGCCCCGCAGAAGTGCTTCGCCTCCGACGGTGGCCTGTGGCTCGCGGCGATGTCGCCCAAGGCGCTCGCCCGTGCCGAGGAGATCGCGGCGACCGACCGCTACATCCCGCCCTTCTTCTCGCTGCCGACCGCGATCGACAACTCGAAGAAGAACCAGACCTACAACACCCCGTCGGTCGCCACGCTCTTCCTGATGGCTGAGCAGCTGGACTGGATGAACGCCAACGGTGGTCTCGCCGGGATGGTCGAGCGCACCACGGCCTCGTCCGACGCGCTCTACGGCTGGGCCGAGCGCACGTCGTACACGACGCCCTACGTCACCGACCCGAGCCACCGCTCGCTCGTCATCGGCACCGTCGACTTCGACGACGCCATCGACGCCGCGGCGGTCGCCAAGGTGCTGCGCGCCAACGGCGTCGTCGACACCGAGCCCTACCGCAAGCTCGGCCGCAACCAGCTCCGCATCGCGATGTACCCCGCGATCGACGCCTCCGACGTCGAGAAGCTGACGCAGTCGATCGACTACGTGGTCGGCCAGCTCGGCTGA
- a CDS encoding class I SAM-dependent methyltransferase yields the protein MAAEPLLRALMRVRAMLLDDATLVRAVASGRQKGETPDWKRVELRWVDLKAGRHLQVVRYDETQAHTSNHTADGDLREVVDALLDEPFGNWHVETTTEQVQVRVTKKLEAMVNVTARAEAVEVERSHDQAKERLLAEDDPVLLAVGISTADGKVKPTRQAKYRQVEEFLRLLDASITDALKKKALRQPSKADPLRIVDLGCGNAYLTFAAQRYLTHVRKLPVHVTGVDVKQQSADHNTKVAAELGIEADFVVGTIADAVLDPAPDVVLALHACDTATDEALHRAVEWGASLVLAAPCCHHDIAAQLRKARTPSPYAALTRHGILRERFADTLTDALRASLMRLEGYKVDVVEFVESAHTPRNTLLRAIRTGSRVKGGGVRKEYEELVGTWGISPKLAELLDEPVGGDGAALRAAD from the coding sequence ATGGCTGCTGAACCCCTGCTCCGTGCCCTCATGCGCGTCCGTGCGATGCTCCTCGACGACGCCACGCTCGTGCGTGCCGTCGCCTCGGGCCGTCAGAAGGGCGAGACGCCCGACTGGAAGCGGGTCGAGCTGCGCTGGGTCGACCTCAAGGCCGGCCGCCACCTGCAGGTCGTGCGGTACGACGAGACGCAGGCGCACACCTCCAACCACACCGCCGACGGCGACCTGCGCGAGGTCGTCGACGCCCTGCTGGACGAGCCCTTCGGCAACTGGCACGTCGAGACCACCACGGAGCAGGTGCAGGTCCGCGTCACCAAGAAACTCGAGGCGATGGTCAACGTCACCGCCCGCGCCGAGGCCGTCGAGGTCGAGCGCAGTCACGACCAGGCCAAGGAGCGCCTCCTCGCGGAGGACGACCCGGTGCTGCTCGCGGTGGGCATCTCGACCGCCGACGGCAAGGTCAAGCCGACCCGTCAGGCCAAGTACCGCCAGGTCGAGGAGTTCCTCCGCCTCCTCGACGCCTCCATCACCGACGCGCTCAAGAAGAAGGCGCTGCGCCAGCCCTCGAAGGCCGACCCGCTGCGCATCGTCGACCTCGGCTGCGGCAACGCCTACCTGACCTTCGCCGCCCAGCGCTACCTCACCCACGTACGCAAGCTCCCGGTGCACGTCACCGGCGTGGACGTGAAGCAGCAGTCCGCCGACCACAACACGAAGGTGGCCGCCGAGCTCGGCATCGAGGCCGACTTCGTCGTCGGCACCATCGCCGACGCGGTCCTCGACCCGGCCCCCGACGTCGTCCTCGCGCTGCACGCCTGCGACACCGCCACCGACGAGGCCCTGCACCGCGCGGTCGAGTGGGGCGCCTCGCTCGTGCTCGCCGCGCCCTGCTGCCACCACGACATCGCCGCCCAGCTGCGCAAGGCGCGTACGCCGTCGCCCTACGCCGCGCTGACCCGTCACGGAATCCTGCGCGAGCGGTTCGCCGACACCCTCACCGACGCGCTGCGCGCCTCGCTGATGCGCCTCGAGGGCTACAAGGTCGACGTCGTTGAGTTCGTCGAGTCGGCCCACACCCCGCGCAACACGCTGCTGCGCGCCATCCGCACCGGCAGCAGGGTGAAGGGCGGCGGCGTGCGCAAGGAGTACGAGGAGCTCGTCGGCACCTGGGGGATCAGCCCCAAGCTCGCCGAGCTGCTCGACGAGCCCGTGGGCGGCGACGGCGCCGCCCTGCGCGCGGCGGACTGA
- a CDS encoding HNH endonuclease, whose protein sequence is MEATTRPADSATAAELLRELGAHRQLIAAAEAEELELVYAWVVSHPALGEGGVLSADEFPGGAGTPGVAAFTAEPLAGVLRVSPASAQSLLADTVDLVHRLPRLWDQVQALEVAVWKARRIATATRSLSLEAARWVDRQMIGAAGSIGAAALDRLIALAVARIDPAGQKEKEAAERAKWDVDLTHPRGWAGTSQLTAVGDTVALGEVMDRISADADALAGAGDADTVGARRVKALLSLAREGVDQLAFGFAAADAAASKTGRGAPRQALKVYVHASLADLATLGRSGNGSQTGAEVAIAEVERFGPITTDLLKQWLGGTKVTVTPVLDLADTTWSPPHDPPPRTRDQVVLRHHGCVFPFCGRDARAGDLDHVVPWDPDGHATPGTTPDNLAPLCRRHHRAKTDGRWRYVVLTDRTADPPGRPDTRPGHPPDHLWTDPTARPSSSPAAGPSPWMIDRPRLLSNHERHPYRRHPASVPRLAPPGRGPGGRPCRRARPPAHQRRARLGAGRSRGRRRGVHDRPAGRRRRPRPGAA, encoded by the coding sequence ATGGAAGCCACCACCCGCCCCGCCGACTCGGCCACTGCCGCCGAGCTGCTGCGTGAGCTGGGTGCGCACCGGCAGCTGATCGCGGCCGCGGAGGCCGAGGAGCTTGAGCTGGTCTACGCGTGGGTGGTCAGCCACCCCGCGCTCGGTGAAGGCGGGGTGCTGTCGGCTGATGAGTTCCCGGGCGGTGCGGGTACGCCGGGGGTGGCGGCCTTCACCGCGGAGCCGTTGGCGGGGGTGCTGCGGGTCTCGCCGGCATCGGCTCAGAGCTTGTTGGCTGACACGGTGGATCTGGTGCACCGGTTGCCGCGGTTGTGGGACCAGGTCCAGGCCCTCGAGGTCGCCGTGTGGAAGGCCCGCCGGATCGCGACCGCAACGCGGTCGTTGTCGCTGGAGGCAGCACGGTGGGTCGACCGGCAGATGATCGGCGCCGCTGGCTCGATCGGCGCGGCGGCGTTGGACCGGTTGATCGCGCTCGCGGTGGCCCGCATCGACCCCGCAGGTCAGAAGGAGAAGGAAGCCGCCGAGCGGGCGAAGTGGGACGTCGACCTGACTCACCCGCGTGGCTGGGCCGGGACCAGCCAGCTGACCGCTGTCGGTGACACCGTGGCCCTTGGTGAGGTGATGGACCGGATCAGCGCCGACGCCGATGCCCTGGCTGGCGCCGGGGACGCCGACACAGTCGGGGCGCGGCGGGTAAAGGCACTGCTCTCGCTCGCTCGCGAAGGTGTCGACCAGCTCGCGTTCGGGTTCGCCGCCGCCGACGCCGCTGCGTCCAAGACCGGTCGCGGGGCGCCGAGGCAGGCGCTCAAGGTGTACGTCCACGCCTCGTTGGCGGACCTGGCCACGCTCGGCCGGTCCGGTAACGGCAGCCAGACCGGCGCAGAGGTGGCGATTGCCGAGGTCGAGCGGTTCGGCCCGATCACCACCGACCTCCTCAAGCAGTGGCTCGGCGGCACGAAGGTGACCGTCACGCCAGTCCTCGACCTCGCCGACACCACCTGGAGCCCGCCGCACGATCCGCCGCCGCGGACGCGGGACCAGGTGGTGCTGCGACACCACGGGTGCGTCTTCCCGTTCTGCGGCCGCGACGCCCGCGCCGGGGACCTCGACCACGTCGTTCCTTGGGACCCCGACGGGCATGCAACTCCGGGGACCACACCCGACAACCTGGCGCCCCTGTGCCGACGCCACCACCGCGCCAAGACCGACGGACGCTGGCGCTACGTCGTACTCACCGATCGCACGGCCGACCCACCCGGAAGGCCGGACACCAGACCCGGTCACCCACCCGACCACCTCTGGACCGACCCCACGGCCAGACCTTCCTCGTCACCGGCGGCCGGACCATCGCCATGGATGATCGACAGGCCCCGGCTACTCTCGAACCATGAGCGTCACCCCTACCGCCGTCACCCTGCGTCCGTTCCTCGGCTGGCTCCACCCGGCCGAGGGCCAGGCGGTCGACCCTGCCGACGTGCTCGACCACCTGCGCACCAACGGCGTGCTCGGCTCGGTGCAGGACGGTCCCGTGGGCGTCGACGAGGCGTGCACGATCGTCCTGCTGGTCGACGACGTCGACCGCGTCCAGGTGCTGCGTGA